One region of Turicibacter bilis genomic DNA includes:
- a CDS encoding ABC transporter permease: protein MIFKKMWNLAKGFILFNFIWYLLALIMNSRVLPTPDKIYVHLPTLLQNRFEVHIIASLYRLFLGMFISFLIGTIIGLLMGYFPSMNKLFNPLVYFVYPVPKTALLPVVMTIYGLGDNSKIMIIVLITVFQMIVSVRDAVINVSKENYHSLISLGASSLQLFYHVTFPAILTELLTSIRVTLGTALSVLFFVEAYGTKQGMGYFIQDAWSRINYIDMYSGILILSLIGVSLFIIIDLLENRFCKWKKQ, encoded by the coding sequence ATGATTTTTAAAAAAATGTGGAATTTAGCTAAAGGGTTTATTTTGTTCAATTTTATTTGGTATCTATTAGCGTTGATCATGAATTCTCGCGTGTTACCGACACCCGATAAAATTTACGTACATTTACCTACTTTGTTACAAAATAGATTTGAGGTTCATATTATTGCGAGTTTATATCGTTTATTTCTAGGAATGTTCATTTCTTTTCTGATTGGAACGATCATTGGGTTGTTAATGGGATATTTTCCGAGTATGAATAAACTATTCAACCCACTTGTCTATTTTGTTTATCCTGTTCCTAAAACAGCTTTGTTACCAGTCGTTATGACCATTTATGGACTTGGGGATAACTCGAAAATTATGATTATTGTTTTAATTACCGTTTTTCAAATGATTGTCTCAGTTCGTGATGCGGTCATTAATGTTTCAAAAGAAAACTATCACTCACTTATTAGCTTAGGAGCCAGCTCATTACAATTGTTTTATCATGTGACCTTTCCCGCGATTTTAACAGAACTCTTAACGAGCATTCGCGTCACACTTGGAACCGCCCTATCTGTTTTATTTTTTGTGGAGGCTTATGGGACAAAGCAGGGAATGGGCTATTTTATTCAAGATGCTTGGTCACGAATTAATTACATTGATATGTATTCAGGTATTCTGATACTTAGTCTTATAGGAGTTTCTTTATTTATTATTATTGATTTATTAGAGAATCGATTTTGTAAATGGAAAAAACAATAA
- a CDS encoding ABC transporter ATP-binding protein: MIQIKNLSVFYQGKEGTTQVLNQLDFTMNRDEICAIIGPSGCGKSTLLKVLSGIITTHEGEVLLNQEVLNPHSHKIGLIPQNFGLLPWKTVQENCLLSFKIKKEKITSSTLEKMDQMMRRLNIDHLKKRYPHELSGGQKQRVAIVRSYLMEPDLLLMDEAFSALDAIIKEEAQQLFLDVWSESKINTFFVTHSIDEALYMGKKIMVLSNNPGQIVKIIDNPLFHLTDYRNHSDYPHLYAHLKQLIKKGWIEES; this comes from the coding sequence ATGATACAGATAAAAAATTTATCTGTTTTCTATCAAGGTAAAGAGGGAACGACTCAAGTTCTAAATCAGCTTGATTTCACCATGAATCGTGATGAAATTTGTGCGATTATTGGTCCATCAGGTTGTGGAAAGTCAACCTTACTTAAAGTTTTATCTGGGATTATAACGACTCATGAGGGTGAAGTCCTCCTAAATCAGGAGGTACTTAACCCTCATTCGCATAAAATCGGCTTAATTCCACAAAACTTTGGACTTTTACCGTGGAAAACAGTACAAGAGAACTGTCTACTTTCATTTAAGATAAAAAAAGAGAAAATCACTTCTTCTACACTAGAAAAAATGGATCAGATGATGAGACGTCTTAATATTGATCATTTAAAAAAGAGATATCCTCATGAATTGAGTGGTGGACAAAAACAACGTGTTGCGATTGTTAGGAGTTATTTAATGGAGCCTGATCTTCTTTTGATGGATGAAGCTTTTTCAGCATTAGATGCAATCATTAAAGAAGAAGCACAACAACTCTTTTTAGATGTTTGGAGCGAATCTAAAATTAATACGTTCTTCGTTACTCATAGCATTGATGAGGCGTTATATATGGGAAAAAAAATTATGGTTTTATCTAATAACCCGGGTCAGATTGTTAAAATCATAGATAATCCGCTATTTCATTTAACGGACTATCGTAATCATTCAGATTATCCACACCTATATGCTCATTTAAAGCAACTGATTAAGAAAGGGTGGATAGAAGAGTCATGA
- a CDS encoding ABC transporter substrate-binding protein: protein MKIKNLLVTTLAVAAGLTLTACQSDKSEGASTSQEGEAVTLNFGAMGSIDTIPFVIAQENGYFEEEGIKVNLELFNAAKDRDAALQAGQLDGVLADETAIAIYQNSDMDMQITGATNGYWTLVATEQSNIHSLEDLKGKKIGISENTMIEYLADDITTLNGIAAEDFEKVAIPAMPARLEALRNNQIDAAILPAPFNETAIADGAVEIETIHNTDIMISVTAFLNSVIEQYPQAIQGFYNAYNKAVDYINSTDISEYEDAVIKTVGYSEETRGNIILPKFKHNYLPDVEKVQKVFDWATAKGLLTKDITAKDVLNNVATK, encoded by the coding sequence ATGAAGATTAAAAATTTATTGGTTACAACATTAGCTGTGGCTGCTGGTTTAACATTAACGGCATGTCAATCAGATAAGTCAGAAGGAGCATCAACTTCACAAGAAGGAGAAGCGGTAACTTTGAATTTTGGGGCTATGGGGTCTATCGATACGATTCCATTCGTTATTGCACAAGAAAATGGCTATTTTGAAGAAGAAGGAATTAAGGTTAATTTAGAGTTATTTAACGCAGCTAAAGACCGCGATGCGGCATTACAGGCAGGGCAATTAGATGGTGTATTAGCAGATGAAACAGCGATTGCAATTTATCAAAACTCAGATATGGATATGCAAATTACGGGTGCAACAAATGGATACTGGACATTAGTAGCGACAGAGCAATCAAACATTCACTCATTAGAAGATTTAAAAGGTAAAAAAATCGGAATCTCTGAAAACACAATGATTGAATATTTAGCAGATGATATTACTACATTAAATGGAATTGCAGCAGAAGATTTTGAAAAAGTCGCGATTCCTGCCATGCCAGCACGTTTAGAAGCATTAAGAAATAATCAAATTGATGCCGCTATCTTACCAGCACCATTTAATGAAACAGCGATTGCCGATGGTGCAGTTGAAATTGAAACAATTCACAATACAGATATCATGATTTCAGTAACTGCATTTTTAAACAGTGTCATTGAACAATATCCACAAGCTATTCAAGGATTCTATAATGCTTATAATAAAGCTGTAGATTATATTAATTCAACAGACATTAGCGAGTATGAAGATGCTGTCATTAAAACAGTTGGTTATTCTGAAGAAACTCGTGGAAACATCATTTTGCCAAAATTCAAACATAACTACTTACCAGATGTAGAAAAGGTTCAGAAAGTATTTGATTGGGCAACAGCAAAAGGGTTATTAACAAAAGATATTACAGCAAAAGATGTCTTAAATAACGTTGCGACAAAATAA
- a CDS encoding UbiX family flavin prenyltransferase, translating into MKKIVVGITGASGSIYAKRMIEVLVEQGILVHVIATDTGKKVFNYELSLNLEDWITEMQQQYSNLKLEDNNNLFAGVASGSYGFDAVIILPCSMGTMAEISHGLSSNLLCRAADVALKESRPLIIVPRETPLNTIHLENMCRLSKVGATIIPAMPGFYHHPQTMDDLINFVVGKILSYLKIKHELFKKWEDTKYED; encoded by the coding sequence ATGAAAAAAATTGTTGTTGGAATTACAGGAGCAAGTGGAAGTATTTACGCGAAGCGTATGATAGAGGTATTAGTAGAGCAAGGAATTTTAGTTCATGTCATTGCTACAGATACAGGAAAAAAAGTCTTTAACTATGAACTTTCTTTAAATTTAGAAGACTGGATTACTGAAATGCAACAACAGTACTCTAATCTGAAATTAGAAGATAATAATAACTTATTTGCTGGTGTGGCTAGTGGATCATATGGTTTTGATGCGGTGATTATTTTACCTTGTTCGATGGGAACAATGGCTGAAATTAGTCATGGGTTATCATCTAACTTATTATGTCGTGCAGCAGATGTTGCCTTAAAAGAATCACGTCCATTAATTATTGTTCCGAGAGAAACACCCCTAAATACGATTCATTTAGAAAATATGTGCCGTCTATCAAAGGTAGGTGCAACAATTATTCCCGCAATGCCTGGTTTTTATCATCATCCACAAACGATGGATGATCTCATTAACTTCGTTGTCGGAAAAATTTTAAGTTATTTAAAAATCAAACATGAATTATTTAAGAAATGGGAGGATACAAAATATGAAGATTAA
- a CDS encoding UbiA-like polyprenyltransferase, translating to MELTKKIYKKVNDYGILVMFSHTIFSLSFALISMLLAGQGHLSFKIIFWVLIAFLSARTGANALNRVIDAEIDAKNPRTATRQIPQGLMNKKEVIIFVVICFAIMVFAAAQLNTICLILSPIALFLMTIYSYTKRFTWLCHLVLGVTSAAAPVGAWLAVTGTISWIPLLMGAANTLWVAGFDIIYGAQDYDFDVKNGIHSIPARFGVKNALHISSAFHILAVAFLIVIGLLSPDLGIIYFAGLTINIVLFIIQHKLVAPDNLKNVKVASYSINQVISIVFLITGVLDCLI from the coding sequence ATGGAATTAACTAAAAAGATTTATAAAAAAGTTAATGACTATGGAATTTTAGTCATGTTCTCACATACGATTTTTTCATTATCCTTTGCTCTTATTTCCATGTTATTAGCTGGGCAAGGTCATTTGAGTTTTAAAATAATCTTTTGGGTTTTAATTGCCTTTCTGTCAGCTCGTACGGGGGCAAATGCCTTAAATCGTGTCATTGATGCTGAAATTGATGCGAAAAATCCTCGTACAGCAACCCGCCAGATTCCACAAGGATTAATGAATAAAAAGGAAGTCATCATTTTTGTTGTGATTTGCTTTGCCATCATGGTGTTCGCAGCAGCGCAGTTAAATACGATTTGTCTAATTTTATCCCCAATTGCGCTCTTTTTAATGACGATTTATTCATACACGAAGCGATTTACTTGGCTATGTCATTTAGTCTTAGGTGTAACTTCTGCAGCAGCACCTGTTGGGGCATGGTTAGCTGTAACTGGAACTATTTCATGGATTCCTCTTTTAATGGGGGCAGCTAATACGCTATGGGTAGCGGGATTTGATATTATTTATGGTGCACAAGATTACGATTTTGATGTTAAAAATGGCATTCATTCGATTCCAGCACGATTTGGAGTCAAAAATGCCTTACATATTTCATCCGCCTTTCATATCTTAGCTGTTGCTTTCTTAATTGTGATTGGTCTTTTATCACCGGATCTAGGAATCATTTATTTTGCTGGATTAACGATTAATATTGTTTTATTTATCATCCAACATAAATTAGTAGCACCAGATAATTTAAAAAATGTAAAAGTAGCTTCTTATAGTATTAATCAGGTGATTAGTATTGTCTTTTTAATCACGGGTGTATTAGATTGTTTAATTTAG
- a CDS encoding menaquinone biosynthesis decarboxylase, producing MAFKDIRSFMNLLEKRGELVKVTAEVDAELEITEITDRISKQYGPALLFENVKGSNYPVLINSMGSDDRMSWALGVNELDDLERDIANLINMQNYIKIPSLIRSIPNLMRLLAVFPWKLPMKGACQEVIEHHPDLSTLPVLKCWPEDGGRFFTLPLVMTKDPDTGVQNTGMYRMQIFDKNTTGMHWHWHKDGREIYDKYRQLGGKMPVSVAIGCDPAIIFSAIAPLPKMIDEMMFAGYLRKRPVKMVKSITSDIYVPADAEFILEGYVDVNEALRLEGPFGDHTGYYSLADMYPAFHVTCITHKKDAIYPATIVGRPPMEDCYMSKATERAFLPLLKMIYPEIVDYSLPFEGVFHNCVIVSIKKRFPGHGKKVMNSLWGMGQMMYAKMIIVVDEDINPHDTKMVANHIFKTLDLKEDLVFSQGPLDALDHSSATDHYGYRLGVDATRKFEVEGKMVEWKIAEQKDFTSYLETHPQIQSFDYPLQGVLQGCLIVSMKKQQSGDVQNLMHELWNQEEMAFNKFLIVVDEDVDAKDTSKVAWKVFNNIDAKRDLEIVEVSDQNFGHRVGIDATKKTTLDQHPRQWPNDIVMSDEIKEKVTRRWSEYGIN from the coding sequence ATGGCATTTAAAGATATTCGATCGTTTATGAACCTCTTAGAAAAAAGAGGAGAATTAGTCAAGGTTACAGCAGAGGTCGATGCAGAATTAGAAATTACAGAAATTACAGATCGAATTTCAAAACAGTACGGACCCGCATTGTTATTTGAAAATGTAAAAGGATCAAACTATCCTGTCTTAATTAATTCGATGGGAAGTGATGATCGAATGAGTTGGGCACTTGGTGTAAATGAGCTAGATGATTTAGAGCGAGATATTGCCAACTTAATTAATATGCAAAATTATATAAAGATTCCGAGTCTGATTCGGTCAATTCCAAATTTGATGAGACTTTTAGCTGTTTTTCCTTGGAAATTACCGATGAAAGGGGCTTGCCAAGAAGTCATTGAACATCATCCAGATCTCTCAACCTTACCGGTTTTAAAATGTTGGCCTGAAGATGGAGGGCGATTCTTTACCTTACCATTAGTCATGACGAAGGATCCAGACACTGGAGTTCAAAATACAGGAATGTACAGGATGCAGATTTTTGACAAAAATACGACAGGTATGCATTGGCATTGGCATAAAGATGGTCGCGAAATTTATGATAAATATCGCCAGTTAGGTGGAAAAATGCCAGTTTCAGTTGCGATTGGTTGTGATCCAGCTATTATCTTCTCGGCAATTGCTCCATTACCTAAAATGATTGATGAAATGATGTTTGCAGGTTATTTACGAAAACGTCCAGTCAAAATGGTTAAATCGATTACGAGTGATATCTATGTTCCAGCCGATGCAGAATTTATTCTTGAAGGATATGTTGATGTCAATGAAGCGTTACGATTAGAAGGGCCATTTGGTGATCACACGGGCTATTATTCATTAGCTGACATGTATCCAGCCTTTCATGTCACGTGTATCACACACAAAAAAGATGCGATTTATCCAGCAACAATTGTTGGACGACCACCGATGGAAGATTGTTATATGAGTAAAGCAACTGAGCGAGCATTTTTACCGCTTTTAAAAATGATTTATCCTGAGATTGTGGATTACTCTCTACCCTTTGAAGGTGTCTTTCATAACTGCGTCATCGTCTCTATTAAAAAGCGATTCCCTGGTCATGGAAAGAAAGTAATGAATTCTCTATGGGGGATGGGACAGATGATGTATGCTAAAATGATCATTGTTGTGGATGAAGACATTAACCCTCATGATACGAAAATGGTCGCAAATCACATCTTTAAAACTTTAGATCTTAAAGAAGATTTAGTCTTCTCACAAGGCCCATTAGATGCATTAGACCACTCATCAGCGACCGATCATTATGGTTATCGATTAGGTGTTGATGCTACACGAAAATTTGAAGTAGAAGGCAAGATGGTGGAGTGGAAGATAGCTGAGCAGAAAGATTTCACTTCTTATCTTGAAACTCATCCTCAAATTCAAAGTTTTGATTATCCTTTACAGGGAGTCCTTCAAGGATGCCTAATTGTTTCTATGAAAAAACAACAGTCAGGAGATGTCCAAAACTTAATGCATGAACTATGGAATCAAGAAGAAATGGCGTTTAACAAATTCTTAATTGTCGTAGATGAAGATGTCGATGCAAAAGATACCTCTAAAGTGGCATGGAAGGTCTTTAATAATATCGATGCTAAACGAGATTTAGAAATTGTTGAAGTGTCAGATCAAAACTTTGGTCATCGAGTTGGAATTGATGCAACCAAAAAGACAACCTTAGATCAGCATCCTCGTCAATGGCCAAATGATATTGTTATGTCTGATGAAATTAAAGAAAAAGTCACAAGGAGATGGAGCGAGTATGGAATTAACTAA
- the rpmE gene encoding 50S ribosomal protein L31 codes for MKQGIHPEYNRINVVCTTCGNEFESGSVKKEIRVDTCSNCHPFYTGRQKFAQADGRIERFNKKYGINTK; via the coding sequence ATGAAACAAGGAATCCATCCAGAATACAACCGTATTAACGTAGTATGTACAACTTGTGGAAACGAATTCGAAAGCGGATCTGTTAAGAAAGAAATTCGTGTTGACACTTGCTCAAACTGTCATCCATTCTACACAGGACGTCAAAAATTCGCTCAAGCTGATGGACGTATCGAACGCTTCAACAAAAAATACGGAATCAACACTAAATAG
- a CDS encoding UDP-N-acetylglucosamine 1-carboxyvinyltransferase has translation MEVIKIEGGRPLNGTVRIDSAKNSTVALIPAAILADSSVILEGVPQIVDVEHLGMMIEQLNGTYKIDNDELIIDPTNLINTPLVEGAVNKLRASYYFMGALLGKFKEAVIGMPGGCYLGPRPIDLHLKGFEALGATITQESGAIRLKAEKLTGAKIYLDFASVGATINIMLAAVKAEGTTIIENAAKEPEIIDLANLLNSMGAKIKGAGTGEIRIQGVSSLHGTRHAIIPDRIEAGTYITLAAVAGEEVKIDNIIPHHLEALIAKLREMGVDIDVHADHVIVRGGKEMKAVDFKTSTYPGLATDLQQPLVTLLTQATGVGMVTDTIYSDRFKNCFELNKMGANIKVQGNSAIVQGPTKLHAARVKATDLRAGASLVIAGLIAEGVTEIGNTYHIDRGYSNIEQKLNNIGAKVWRETVTE, from the coding sequence ATGGAAGTGATTAAAATAGAAGGAGGACGTCCATTAAACGGAACGGTCCGAATTGATAGTGCTAAAAATAGTACAGTTGCTTTAATTCCTGCGGCCATTTTAGCGGATTCTTCAGTTATTTTAGAAGGTGTTCCACAGATTGTGGATGTTGAGCATCTAGGGATGATGATTGAACAATTAAATGGTACATATAAGATAGATAATGACGAGTTAATTATAGATCCTACAAATTTAATCAATACACCATTAGTAGAGGGTGCAGTAAATAAATTACGAGCTTCATATTATTTTATGGGGGCTTTACTTGGAAAATTTAAAGAAGCAGTGATTGGAATGCCTGGGGGTTGCTACTTAGGTCCACGTCCAATTGACTTACACTTAAAAGGATTTGAAGCTTTAGGAGCAACTATTACACAAGAATCGGGAGCGATTCGCTTAAAAGCCGAGAAATTAACAGGAGCTAAGATTTATTTAGATTTTGCTTCAGTAGGGGCTACGATTAACATTATGTTAGCTGCCGTTAAAGCAGAAGGAACAACGATAATCGAAAATGCTGCGAAAGAACCAGAAATTATCGATTTAGCTAATCTTTTAAATAGTATGGGAGCTAAAATTAAAGGAGCAGGAACAGGTGAAATTCGTATTCAGGGAGTTTCATCACTTCATGGCACACGTCATGCAATTATTCCTGACCGTATTGAAGCTGGAACATATATTACTTTAGCAGCTGTCGCTGGAGAAGAAGTTAAAATTGATAACATTATTCCTCATCACTTAGAGGCGTTAATTGCAAAATTACGCGAAATGGGTGTGGATATTGATGTTCATGCAGATCATGTCATTGTACGTGGCGGCAAAGAAATGAAAGCCGTTGATTTTAAAACAAGTACTTATCCAGGACTTGCAACAGATTTACAACAACCATTAGTGACTTTATTAACACAAGCAACTGGGGTTGGAATGGTAACAGATACAATCTATTCTGATCGTTTCAAAAATTGTTTCGAATTAAATAAAATGGGAGCAAATATTAAAGTTCAAGGAAACTCTGCGATTGTTCAAGGACCAACAAAATTACATGCTGCTCGCGTAAAAGCAACAGACTTACGTGCGGGAGCTTCATTAGTGATTGCGGGGTTAATTGCTGAGGGTGTAACCGAAATCGGAAATACATACCATATTGATCGTGGATATTCAAATATTGAACAAAAATTAAACAATATCGGTGCTAAAGTTTGGCGTGAAACTGTAACAGAATAA
- a CDS encoding fumarate hydratase, translating into MRKLEVSSIIPKIESMCIEANYNASSSLMTTLRQAQENESSTLGQTILSQIIKNDEIATNSQVPMCQDTGIVVVFVEIGSSIQLIGNLEEAIHEGIRRGYQNGYLRKSVVAHPLDRINTKDNTPAIIHYQWVEGDELKITIAPKGAGSENVSAVGMLKPSDGYEGVKQFVLDTILKAGGNPCPPIIVGVGVGGNFEKCALLSKQALMRPLEDTSSDEICARLEKELLTEINELNIGPMGFGGSTTALAVKVNAYPCHIASLPVAVNIQCHASRHVTEIF; encoded by the coding sequence ATGAGAAAACTTGAAGTATCAAGCATTATTCCAAAGATTGAATCAATGTGTATTGAAGCAAACTATAATGCAAGCTCATCACTTATGACGACATTAAGACAAGCTCAAGAAAACGAAAGTTCTACTCTTGGGCAAACCATCTTAAGTCAAATTATTAAAAATGATGAAATTGCAACAAATTCACAAGTACCGATGTGCCAAGATACAGGAATTGTTGTCGTATTTGTTGAGATTGGTTCAAGTATTCAATTGATTGGAAACCTTGAAGAGGCCATTCATGAAGGTATCCGACGTGGATATCAAAACGGTTATTTAAGAAAATCAGTCGTTGCACATCCTCTAGACCGTATCAATACGAAGGATAATACGCCAGCCATCATTCACTACCAATGGGTAGAAGGCGATGAATTAAAAATTACGATTGCCCCTAAAGGTGCTGGAAGTGAAAATGTCAGTGCGGTTGGAATGTTAAAACCATCAGATGGCTATGAAGGGGTTAAACAATTTGTCCTAGATACGATTTTAAAAGCTGGAGGAAACCCTTGTCCACCGATTATTGTCGGAGTCGGGGTTGGTGGGAATTTTGAAAAATGTGCCCTACTCTCTAAGCAAGCATTAATGCGTCCATTAGAAGATACATCATCAGATGAAATTTGCGCACGTCTTGAAAAAGAATTATTAACTGAAATTAATGAGTTAAATATCGGTCCAATGGGGTTCGGTGGAAGCACAACTGCATTAGCCGTCAAAGTTAATGCTTATCCATGCCATATTGCATCTTTACCCGTGGCAGTCAACATTCAATGCCACGCCTCAAGACATGTCACAGAAATTTTTTAA
- a CDS encoding Fe-S-containing hydro-lyase: protein MKINLPLTKEVTKNLKAGDIVELSGIIYTARDAAHKRLIERLDANEPLPFDLKDSIIYYVGPTPEKPGAVIGSAGPTTSYRMDAYAPTLLDLGLKGMIGKGPRNHEVIDAMKRNDAVYFAAVGGAAALLALHIKEAEVIAFDDLGTEAIRRLVVEDFPVIVATDCHGNSLYSTQN, encoded by the coding sequence ATGAAAATTAACTTACCGTTAACAAAAGAAGTCACTAAAAACTTAAAAGCTGGGGATATTGTTGAATTATCTGGGATCATTTATACAGCACGTGATGCAGCTCATAAACGATTAATTGAACGTTTAGATGCAAATGAACCATTACCATTTGATTTAAAAGATAGTATCATTTACTATGTCGGTCCAACACCTGAAAAACCAGGTGCCGTCATTGGATCGGCAGGTCCGACGACAAGTTATCGAATGGATGCTTACGCACCGACCCTTTTAGATTTAGGATTAAAAGGAATGATCGGTAAAGGTCCACGTAATCATGAGGTAATTGATGCGATGAAACGTAATGATGCTGTTTATTTTGCAGCTGTTGGTGGTGCGGCGGCGCTTCTTGCTTTACATATTAAAGAAGCTGAAGTGATTGCTTTTGATGATTTAGGAACAGAGGCGATTCGCCGCTTAGTGGTGGAAGATTTCCCTGTTATTGTGGCGACAGATTGTCATGGTAATAGTCTTTATTCAACTCAAAACTAA
- a CDS encoding NAD(P)-dependent malic enzyme has product MNVFEQSLALHAQARGKIEINSKVKVESKEDLSLAYSPGVAEPCRVISANEDEVYTYTSKGNMVAVITDGSAVLGLGNIGPKAALPVMEGKSILLKQFAGVDSFPLCLDTQDPELIIQTCKLLAPSLGGINLEDISAPRCVEIERRLIEEMDIPVFHDDQHGTAIVVSAALINACQLTDRKLEDLKVVVSGTGAAGSSIIKMLNQLGVGDIIGYNIDGIVHRDKIDRYDFLTKELVEITNKENFIGDDTLASALVGADVFIGVSVANIVTPEMVRSMNKDPFIFAMANPNPEIMPEDALAGGALVVGTGRSDFPNQINNVLAFPGIFRGALDARATKINEEMKLAAAMAIASCVPEEELRADFIIPSPFDPKVAERVADAVKKVAKETGVARI; this is encoded by the coding sequence ATGAATGTTTTTGAACAATCGTTAGCATTACATGCACAGGCTCGCGGAAAAATCGAGATTAATTCAAAGGTTAAGGTTGAGTCGAAGGAAGATTTAAGTCTAGCTTATTCACCTGGTGTTGCTGAGCCTTGTCGTGTGATTTCAGCAAATGAAGACGAAGTATATACTTACACAAGTAAAGGAAATATGGTTGCCGTCATTACGGATGGTTCAGCTGTTTTAGGACTTGGAAATATTGGTCCGAAAGCCGCTTTACCTGTTATGGAAGGAAAGTCTATTTTATTAAAACAGTTTGCTGGGGTAGACTCTTTTCCTCTTTGTCTTGATACACAAGATCCTGAACTGATTATTCAAACTTGTAAATTGTTAGCTCCATCTTTAGGAGGAATTAATTTAGAGGATATTTCGGCACCTCGTTGTGTCGAGATTGAGCGTCGTCTAATCGAAGAAATGGATATTCCGGTTTTCCACGATGACCAACACGGTACAGCTATCGTTGTGAGTGCAGCTTTAATTAATGCTTGCCAGTTAACCGATCGTAAATTAGAAGATTTAAAAGTAGTTGTGAGTGGAACCGGAGCAGCGGGAAGTTCCATTATTAAAATGTTAAATCAATTAGGGGTTGGGGATATTATCGGTTACAACATTGATGGAATTGTACATCGTGATAAAATTGATCGCTATGACTTCTTAACAAAAGAGTTAGTTGAAATTACAAATAAAGAAAACTTCATCGGTGATGATACATTAGCCTCTGCGTTAGTCGGTGCTGATGTATTTATCGGAGTCTCAGTTGCCAACATTGTGACACCTGAAATGGTTCGTTCCATGAATAAAGATCCTTTCATCTTTGCGATGGCGAACCCAAATCCTGAAATTATGCCAGAAGATGCATTAGCAGGTGGCGCTTTAGTCGTCGGAACAGGTCGTTCAGACTTCCCTAATCAAATTAATAATGTTTTAGCTTTCCCTGGTATTTTCCGTGGAGCTTTAGATGCGCGTGCCACAAAAATCAATGAAGAAATGAAATTAGCAGCCGCAATGGCTATTGCCTCATGTGTCCCAGAAGAAGAGTTACGCGCTGACTTCATCATTCCTTCGCCATTTGATCCAAAAGTCGCTGAACGCGTAGCAGATGCTGTTAAAAAAGTAGCAAAAGAAACTGGCGTAGCTCGTATATAA
- a CDS encoding DUF6440 family protein — protein sequence MSLRFVVSYEPGGLSDKLHIVVDTQTGINYIKICYDHVSGLTPLLYKSVILSTYFKNLA from the coding sequence ATATCGCTTCGATTTGTTGTTTCTTATGAACCAGGAGGCCTAAGTGATAAGTTGCATATCGTTGTTGATACGCAGACTGGGATTAACTACATAAAGATTTGTTATGATCATGTCTCTGGCCTAACTCCTTTATTATATAAATCAGTCATACTATCAACGTATTTTAAGAACTTAGCTTGA
- a CDS encoding D-alanyl-D-alanine carboxypeptidase family protein gives MHSEHQPQCAFIMNKEMEPTKIIWLGEYAHEYRFIIRYPQPLTHLTRYQYEPWHITYVEKPVEDLIKQNQIQMLKKYKVNFMDYRL, from the coding sequence ATTCATAGTGAGCATCAACCACAATGTGCATTTATCATGAATAAAGAAATGGAACCAACGAAAATCATTTGGTTAGGTGAATATGCCCATGAGTATAGATTCATTATTCGCTATCCACAACCACTAACTCATTTAACTAGGTATCAATATGAACCGTGGCATATCACCTATGTTGAGAAACCAGTAGAAGACCTGATAAAACAAAATCAAATTCAAATGTTAAAAAAATATAAAGTGAATTTTATGGATTATCGCTTATAA